In Deefgea piscis, the DNA window TGCCGGTTTGCCGCTATCGCCATATTGTTCGGCATAAATTAGTAGCTGTAGCCAACGTTGCAGTTGACGACGTCCTAGTAGGGTAATGGCTTGGCGGATGCTGCGTGCGGGCGTTGCGCTGCCCATACCCACTGAGTTCACCAGACGCAGCAAGTTCAGCATCAGTTGCGGGGCTTTTGCCAATGCAGTTTCAAGCTGAGCGATTTCAGCGTCGCTAACAATCAAACTGAGTACTTCAAGTAAAACAGGGCGGCTTGGATTGCTGGTGCTGCTTGGATCAGCGGCTTCGGTAAACCACGGTCCGCAGGCGAGGTCATGCTGGCTAAGATGGCTTAAGTCGGCGGTATGCTGCACCTTGAAATGCAAATGTCCGCCGCCTTGTGGCAGTGAAATGCCGTGATCGTCACGGATTAAGGCCATCAATGGAGATGGGAGTGGTGCTGCAGTATCATCGAGGAGCATGCACGGCAAACCGTGTAATTCGTAGGTATGGCAGGCCTCGCTGAGCGCATCAGCATCTTGTTGTGCGTGATGGGCAAAGAGTCCGGTCCAATTTTGCTGCGTGTCCCAAACTAACTCAAAAAAAATCATCGATTCAGATCTCAAGATGGTGTTTTTTTAAGGCTAGGACTTGGATCTACTTACGGCAAGATTTACTTTTTTGAATTTTACTTTTGTTTTTATTTACACCGAGTGGTAGATTCTAAAGGCTTATTGGATGGCAAGCTGTTGAATGATGGGAATTGGTTTTTTCTTTGCCCATATGTTGTGCGTCGGTTTGCAACAGAGAGTGCGTATGCTGTATTTCTAATGACCTTGTACAATGGATGTGAGCAAGGTATTGCAGTGCGGCCCAGTTTTTAGCGCCTGCAATGAGCGACTTTCAATCTAAGATCAAAGCGTCTGTAGCCTGATGGCGCGTAACTGAAGTGACTCATCATGATTAATGAATATAACAAACCCATCGGCACGATTGACGATGAAGAGGCGCTGGATATTGTTGGTTCAGCGGTTTTAAAACTATGGGATGCAGTTGATGATTTATCGCGCCTGCGGCCAGCGCATACGCCAGATTATCATGTGACGATTTTTGGTTCGGCACGTATTGAAGATAATACGCCGGCGTATGAGGCGGTGAAGCAGTTGGCTTCGCAGTTGGCGGCGATGGGCTGCCATATCGTAACCGGTGGTGGGCCCGGCTTAATGCAAGCCGCCAATGAGGGTGCCAGTCAAGGTGCGCCCAATAAGCCTGAGGCGTCGGTGGGGATTCGGATTGATTTGGATTTTGAGCAAAATGTGAATGATTTTGTGGGGCGTGTGTTTGAACATAAAACGTTTTTTTCGCGCTTACATCATTTTATTATGCGCTCGAATGCGTTTATTGTGACGCCCGGTGGCATTGGCACTTTGCTTGAATTGTCGATGGTTTGGCAGTTGATTCAGGTGCGAAAACTCTACGATACGCCGATTATTTTAGTTGGCGAAATGTGGCACGAGCTGGTGGATTGGGCACAACGCCATATGGTCGACAATAACGCCGGTTTAGCCAGCGCCGTTGATATGCAAATTCCGATTGTGGTTGATTCGATCGAAGACGCGGTGCAGTTGATTCGTGAGCATCATGCGCGTTGGCAAAAACTCGATGGTGAGCTCAAGCAAATTCGAACTTCACCACCACGTTAATCTTAAGCGCCAAACTGCGACAGCGGTTTGGCGTTCGGGTTTTGTTCTTGCTGAATATAGCGACTCACTGTACCTGCAAATTTGGAAACGTGTTGCCAATTGGTATATTCAACGCAGCATTTTCCATCACTAGGACCGCCAGTCATTTTCATGATCAGGCGCATCATTTGCCGATCTAACCAGCCATAACGTGGATAATCCAGACGACCAGCAACTGACATTGCGGTAAACGGCTGCAGATGGTGCTGCGCTAACAGTTTTTTTAAATAGCCATTCGGTGTGCCATCCCCTTTGCGGGCATTTAAGCTGACCGACATCATCGCCAATGGCGCAAGCAGTGTATTGTGCTCAAAAAACTGATGCACTTCGGCATGATGCCGGCCATAGCGAACTGAGGCGACGACGATAATCGCCTGCCAGTTTTTGGCCATATTGGGAGGGTATTTTAAGTCGGCAAGTTCGCAATGCAAGGCTTGCTGGGCTAAATGTTGCTGCACCGTTTGCGCGATGTGCTTGGCTTGTCCATCGCGGCTGGCGTAAAGAATTAAAGTCGGTTTCATTCACACAAGTATAAATGACGCTACGTCGCGCGATATTGAGCGGTATCAGATGGGCTCGTTAGCGGCATTTCATTTTGATTCACGAGTGTGATGCGGTTTTTGCGCCAGCGTATTTTTGTGTCGCAGTGCTGGCGGTGAGAAATAAGCAATGAATCTGAGTTTATATAAATTCAAGATCTATTCGATCAAAGTAAAGAACTTTTTGTTTTGGTGGTAAAAATACAACGCACTGAGGTTTTGAGTCGCGTATTATTCAATGCATGGGATGCGCCTTGAACACGCTACCAAAAGATATAACCATCGAATGCCCCGTACTGAACAACGGGGCATTTTTACTTGTTGTGACATCGTGCACTGATTTTTAGCAGGATAGCTGGATGTTTATGCTAACGAGCTATGTAAATTAGTACACTCTAATTATGGCAAAAATGCAGAGAAGCGTTGGTTTTTGCTCGGTATGATGATCCTAGGTTAACGCTTTGAACACGTTGACCGATACGAGAGTAAGGCCCCAATGCCCCGTACTGAACAAC includes these proteins:
- the hemG gene encoding menaquinone-dependent protoporphyrinogen IX dehydrogenase, which gives rise to MKPTLILYASRDGQAKHIAQTVQQHLAQQALHCELADLKYPPNMAKNWQAIIVVASVRYGRHHAEVHQFFEHNTLLAPLAMMSVSLNARKGDGTPNGYLKKLLAQHHLQPFTAMSVAGRLDYPRYGWLDRQMMRLIMKMTGGPSDGKCCVEYTNWQHVSKFAGTVSRYIQQEQNPNAKPLSQFGA
- a CDS encoding LOG family protein; amino-acid sequence: MINEYNKPIGTIDDEEALDIVGSAVLKLWDAVDDLSRLRPAHTPDYHVTIFGSARIEDNTPAYEAVKQLASQLAAMGCHIVTGGGPGLMQAANEGASQGAPNKPEASVGIRIDLDFEQNVNDFVGRVFEHKTFFSRLHHFIMRSNAFIVTPGGIGTLLELSMVWQLIQVRKLYDTPIILVGEMWHELVDWAQRHMVDNNAGLASAVDMQIPIVVDSIEDAVQLIREHHARWQKLDGELKQIRTSPPR
- a CDS encoding HDOD domain-containing protein, producing MIFFELVWDTQQNWTGLFAHHAQQDADALSEACHTYELHGLPCMLLDDTAAPLPSPLMALIRDDHGISLPQGGGHLHFKVQHTADLSHLSQHDLACGPWFTEAADPSSTSNPSRPVLLEVLSLIVSDAEIAQLETALAKAPQLMLNLLRLVNSVGMGSATPARSIRQAITLLGRRQLQRWLQLLIYAEQYGDSGKPALLIAAALRGKRMAQWAEHGWLGNIQADEAFLCGMLSLLDRLFGEPLQQLLAPLPLDEHLRSALIAGDGILGAALVQLTALEAGDTEHPLIAPLLAKQKTWLNSEIQAIAWVHRLVRESL